TTTTCGCTGGCGGGCTCTGTGTTTAACTACATGTTCCTGCCGGTTCAGTTTCCGGCGATCGATCCCCTGTTGTTGAGCGTGGATGCCGCGCTCGGCTATAACTGGCGGGATGTTGTCATCTGGGCTGCTACCCAACCGTGGATCGGCAAAACCTTGTTTTTTGTCTATGCGACGTCGCTGCCGCAACTGCTGTTGATCGTCATCATGCTGGGTTTTACCGGCAAGGATCGGATGCTGCACCATTTTCTGGTAACGGGGGTGCTTGGCGCTCTCGCCAGCATCGTCTTTTGGATATTTTTTCCAACCTACGGCGCTAAAGCCTATCTGGATCTGCCGCAATGGGTCACCGAGACAATTCCAATGGCGGTCGATCCTGCCTATGGACAGGAACTGATGCGATTGGGGCAGGAAGGCGTAAGCTATCTCACCCCTAAAAACGTGTTGGGATTGATCGGTTTCCCGTCGTTTCACATCTTCATGGCGGCGATGTCCGTCTGGTTCGTTCCGCGTCACTGGCTGGTGATGGCGGTGATTTTGCCGCTAAATCTTTTGATGCTGCCTGCCGTTCTCGTTCAGGGCGGACATCATCTCTCGGATATTTTTGGCGGCCTCTTCGCTTTTGTTATCGTTTGCGCAGCCTCGAGCCGTCTGCTCAACTGGCTGTCGGCAAAGGAACGGGCCGGCAAGGCGGCAGCAGTTCCTGCCCAAGTCTTCGCGGCGGAATAATCGCCCCGGTTTTCGTACTCGCGCGCCTCCGCAACAAGCCGGTCCGACAGAAGCCGGGGCGATGTGGTCATCTCGTGGAGGCATCGCTACTGTGGCTGCACATCGGAGCGGCGACATTCGGTTTCATCGCATTCCTGGCGACCGGCAATCGCTTTATCGCCGGCGTGGCCGCGCCGATCTGGCTCCCGGCCGGTGGGTTGTTTATAATACTTTCATTATATGA
This region of Agrobacterium tumefaciens genomic DNA includes:
- a CDS encoding phosphatase PAP2 family protein gives rise to the protein MKLFIAERFVLNVIFILFIVDVALIMTRGIEVDYTGYSLCLVAGTGVFLLGQFYRISERDLRIAAALVSAGLFILFSLAGSVFNYMFLPVQFPAIDPLLLSVDAALGYNWRDVVIWAATQPWIGKTLFFVYATSLPQLLLIVIMLGFTGKDRMLHHFLVTGVLGALASIVFWIFFPTYGAKAYLDLPQWVTETIPMAVDPAYGQELMRLGQEGVSYLTPKNVLGLIGFPSFHIFMAAMSVWFVPRHWLVMAVILPLNLLMLPAVLVQGGHHLSDIFGGLFAFVIVCAASSRLLNWLSAKERAGKAAAVPAQVFAAE